In one window of Plasmodium cynomolgi strain B DNA, chromosome 13, whole genome shotgun sequence DNA:
- a CDS encoding peptidase (putative) yields the protein MRQYDSLSVRRAKKSESNASYNKKVTSLSRFSSRENKAKGLKIDKWNDEDKLQLCEKRILHKAVSDKKKIPTLLRRVHTKPHASAGRPTTLPRNEERCVSMNRGSPKGCNVYRAQTMTKSMGRSSNVKRIEIPATAGVITKVSQKKKGTLKKSTKCEVQEDAKNSRKQQAQMGSENPRQTYHTEILNKTQCSQKYSPDVLTTNIRSAKGIIFQNAQIPAWASKTNERDKINYTRANRDNSMPCKFAEFPKGMENPDGKSSYSKYLEAIFRPPQMASLPYRAEEHFAKHGLSSSSDANGRGEPGGKHERRGSHVEGASPNKLISHFAYHHPQAHPQNRSFMEISKENHIRREDNHCANQKEDNHCVIRNEDNHCASRKEDKSGYIPMWDINSHKIISTDFFLKAKGRRSLTEKKNNQHTQKEMIAHEHLPSSTSEKEDAKFSAYKANTADLGMKKKFPGREIPTNALSPNETTPLDASIKKVQNSEHEKKGLKKDHIYSNALSSTNYDRDNCANHPNYNETRLCENRSLTDIMFRGKIRNEGKLNTDGGGPSKVNYKLEESTTVDHTNSVNNANCIEQPKWMNLPYIQKQSSRNNGDIIHANRSTKFLTSLKSDNPPFTYNNLTHDISNHKLPRRNGNIHLRSVTNTNEYFKKSVGDVDKGSRDYLTGSKWQSGYMWTNASSRQGGDGTKDHHFARGDKIRGNITAELVSHGVGPSMLATHRDLLANSACPPSESPCLSGNSAGFPNLSRPNLSRPNLSRPNLSRPNLASPSFAHLHPSQRNQPEYASRIPHLFDPSKMTLKENHPICTTKMTKATPNGPPQINRADEVSQHTYNVLSGPINTIPNNLQAFKKIYIDHSMSEIKHVNVNVNVNGYVLRERDPNVDSGVSVSTCISQGSASTMEKMGTERLLKCDQQPPSVKNEKNLSEMTVGESVPPMKGYFPKRVLADVGGKSRELSGHLYMEGLPTKPTLVDDPSVEGNNINPNGAMFHIRTYTSGDVKRDVCKKSEVCKNSEVCNSNLFTPESNHDSEDKTKRIDMVVHPNGTLNNFAMKNKQGQNSHGENVNIVKQAPRQGQLTSDPFYKIPPRNKFISASVYKSALGNKASLSFSSIGKEGAVAGGGFESKEEKGPLPNGFPPSSTVKAAPEKYLTNARTLLSSKRVDDGTLPLLSNGTDRRVMQNPPPGKTQNRVREYLQEGAIPPYEAGTTLTDLNATKEILNRNGLPVCKSISNSDIYNYLRNKDPKTLTHFHRTVSNRNQRLKKEKSLTVVSQKGGTNALTSSCAKAKVLDGAKFWEGAKTWEGAKMWEGAKMWEGAKMWEDAKTREQLLDAAFEADSKHTVKKAVVIGCNYMREAEGERLYGAVNDAYIFSRVLVKYFDFKPENVLLLTDSLPSNAYIYEDFDINKKKYIRQGGSQNTTKEEERTKKTNLFHLFNTSSIGSHEKHGAEIDRCNSCKNFAIKNVDFSSEGISFHLWPTRINILKAVNWLVRDSVPLGSYVFYFAGKSVQVDNMSGWEGEGYDEAFLCSDPFNRMLEHNVLTAIQLKDLLLSINASAQMTIVLDCSGCQTILDPAGTENSLSYIKGCKQKGIWPITNPTNKVHKAIYDVTILNNASMKKYFCKSRYHQLIEVESTAAMIDPLLQSISSLPIAPKAYCFCAATWEQISIEGLFPLMEFARVTQIKGVDTFVHTEGKKKGCKKKGGGKGQTDIEEPLRKPGEHSAKKSAYEKNFSFSLNVVKMFFNSSTAGGSSGNEHAQGATSLEGQQKNARRGECGSGAATEEHACGQASEHGEHGDQRNRRNHRNHSNHRNRSDCSEDAPCSTEGSEVAEENDYLLVSHGVFTYCLVEAIIEFKESQLKNNISERKNQPLLPMTLKNLIILVQKKVENVKNEKLKKLNQKPEFTIHPGANANSKNYFIHYCKNIQFQNYKFNFINADLSPFLNVNKAWEEINRNTLKSRKSLSVTSTLINSASSKYFSETNGQMKSCYSMRY from the exons ATGAGGCAGTATGACAGTTTAAGCGTCAGGAGGGCGAAGAAAAGCGAGAGCAACGCTAGTTATAACAAGAAAGTAACCTCGCTGAGCAGATTTTCAAGTCgagaaaataaagcaaaaggtTTAAAAATAGACAAATGGAACGATGAAGATAAGCTGCAACTGTGTGAAAAACGGATTCTGCACAAGGCAGTTAGtgacaagaaaaagataCCGACTCTTTTGAGAAGGGTCCACACGAAGCCACATGCTAGTGCGGGAAGACCTACCACACTACCCAGGAATGAAGAACGGTGTGTCAGCATGAACAGGGGCAGCCCCAAGGGGTGTAACGTGTATAGAGCTCAAACAATGACAAAAAGTATGGGTCGTAGCAGCAACGTGAAACGAATCGAAATTCCGGCAACCGCGGGGGTTATCACCAAAGTaagccagaaaaaaaaaggcacgttgaaaaaaagtacaaaatgtgAAGTACAAGAGGATGCAAAGAACAGCAGAAAGCAGCAAGCGCAAATGGGGAGTGAAAATCCCAGGCAGACTTACCATACGGAGATACTTAACAAAACTCAGTGCAGTCAAAAATACTCGCCCGATGTGTTAACCACAAATATAAGAAGCGCAAAAGggataatttttcaaaatgcgCAGATTCCAGCTTGGGCAAGTAAAACGAATGAACgtgacaaaataaattacacaCGGGCTAACAGGGATAACAGTATGCCTTGCAAATTTGCGGAGTTCCCCAAAGGGATGGAGAATCCCGATGGGAAAAGCAgctattcaaaatatttagaaGCAATTTTTAGACCTCCCCAAATGGCTAGCTTACCTTATCGCGCAGAGGAGCACTTTGCCAAGCATGGCTTGTCAAGCAGTAGCGATGCAAATGGGAGAGGGGAGCCAGGGGGGAAGCATGAACGAAGAGGTAGCCATGTGGAGGGGGCCTCCCCAAACAAGCTGATCAGTCATTTTGCATATCATCATCCGCAGGCCCACCCGCAAAATCGCAGTTTCATGGAAATTTCAAAGGAGAATCACATAAGAAGGGAGGACAATCACTGCGCCAATCAGAAGGAGGACAATCACTGTGTCATTCGGAACGAGGACAATCACTGCGCCAGTCGGAAGGAGGACAAAAGTGGATATATTCCAATGTGGGACATAAATAGCCACAAAATTATTAGcacagatttttttcttaaagcCAAAGGTAGGCGTTCCctcacagaaaaaaaaaataaccaacaCACACAAAAGGAGATGATCGCACATGAGCATCTTCCCAGTTCGACTAGCGAAAAGGAGGATGCCAAGTTCAGCGCGTATAAGGCCAACACAGCCGATTTgggcatgaaaaaaaaattccctggAAGGGAAATCCCTACCAATGCGTTATCCCCTAATGAGACAACCCCATTAGATGCATCAATTAAGAAAGTGCAAAATTCtgaacacgaaaaaaaaggcctcaAAAAGGATCACATTTATTCGAATGCTCTAAGTAGCACAAATTACGATCGGGATAACTGTGCCAACCATCCGAATTATAACGAAACTAGGCTCTGCGAAAATAGGTCTTTGACAGATATCATGTTTAgggggaaaataagaaaCGAAGGGAAACTGAACACAGATGGTGGAGGTCCTTCTAAAGTCAACTACAAATTGGAAGAGTCAACCACAGTTGATCACACAAACAGTGTGAACAATGCTAATTGTATAGAACAGCCCAAATGGATGAACCTCCCATATATACAGAAACAGAGCTCACGTAATAACGGAGATATTATTCATGCTAATAGAAGTACCAAATTTTTGACTTCCCTCAAGAGTGATAATCCCCCCTTCACTTATAACAACCTCACGCATGACATTTCGAATCATAAGTTGCCGAGAAGGAACGGCAATATCCACCTACGCAGTGTGACGAACACGAACGAGTATTTTAAGAAGAGTGTCGGGGATGTCGACAAAGGCAGTAGGGATTATCTCACCGGATCGAAATGGCAAAGTGGTTACATGTGGACAAATGCTAGTAGTCGGCAGGGAGGGGATGGAACAAAAGATCACCACTTTGCCCGGGGTGACAAAATTAGGGGCAACATCACCGCCGAATTGGTCAGTCATGGGGTTGGACCCTCCATGTTGGCAACGCATAGAGATTTACTTGCCAATTCGGCATGTCCGCCCAGTGAATCGCCCTGTTTGAGTGGCAACAGTGCTGGATTTCCCAATTTGAGTAGGCCCAATTTGAGTAGGCCCAATTTGAGTAGACCCAATTTGAGTAGACCCAATTTGGCGAGTCCCTCCTTCGCCCATCTCCATCCCAGTCAACGGAACCAACCCGAATATGCAAGTAGAATCCCTCACCTCTTCGATCCTTCCAAAATGACGTTAAAAGAAAACCATCCCATTTGCACTACGAAGATGACTAAAGCAACACCAAATGGACCCCCTCAAATTAATCGCGCTGATGAAGTTAGTCAACACACCTACAATGTGTTAAGTGGGCCCATAAATACGATCCCAAATAATTTGCAggcctttaaaaaaatatacatagaTCACAGTATGAGCGAAATAAAACACGTGAACGTGAACGTGAACGTGAACGGGTATGTTTTAAGGGAGAGGGACCCTAATGTGGACTCCGGCGTGTCAGTGTCAACATGCATCTCGCAGGGTAGTGCCAGcacaatggaaaaaatgggcacagaGAGACTCCTAAAATGTGACCAGCAACCCCCgagtgtaaaaaatgaaaaaaatttaagcgAAATGACAGTGGGTGAGAGTGTGCCCCCAATGAAGGGCTATTTTCCGAAACGGGTCTTAGCGGatgtgggggggaaaagtcGCGAATTGAGCGGACATCTCTACATGGAAGGGCTTCCTACCAAACCCACCCTCGTGGATGACCCCTCCGTGGAGGGTAATAACATCAACCCAAACGGGGCCATGTTTCACATTCGCACCTACACAAGTGGCGATGTAAAGAGAGACGTGTGTAAAAAAAGCGaagtttgtaaaaatagcGAAGTTTGCAATAGTAACCTCTTCACTCCTGAATCCAATCACGATTCTGAGGATAAAACCAAACGGATAGACATGGTAGTTCATCCTAATGGTACTcttaacaattttgcaatgaaaaacaaacaggGACAAAACAGTCATggcgaaaatgtgaatatcGTTAAGCAGGCACCACGACAGGGACAGCTAACAAGCGACCCATTCTATAAAATCCCACCTCGAAACAAATTCATCAGTGCGA GTGTGTATAAGAGCGCATTGGGCAATAAAGCTAGTTTGTCCTTCTCGAGTATAGGAAAAGAAGGTGCAGTAGCTGGCGGTGGTTTTGAGAgcaaggaggaaaaggggCCCCTTCCAAATGGATTTCCTCCTAGCAGTACAGTTAAAGCGGCcccagaaaaatatttaaccaACGCGCGTACCCTTCTAAGTAGCAAACGAGTCGATGATGGTACCCTCCCCTTGCTGAGTAACGGCACTGATAGGCGCGTCATGCAAAATCCCCCCCCTGGGAAGACGCAAAACAGGGTAAGGGAATATCTACAGGAAGGAGCAATTCCCCCGTACGAGGCGGGAACAACGTTAACCGATTTGAATGCGACAAAGGAGATCCTCAACAGAAATGGATTACCCGTTTGCAAATCGATTAGCAACAGTGACATATACAACTACTTAAGGAACAAGGACCCAAAAACTCTGACGCATTTTCACCGCACAGTATCCAACAGGAATCAGAGattgaaaaaggagaagtccCTCACGGTTGTGTCGCAGAAGGGGGGCACCAATGCGCTTACCAGTTCGTGTGCAAAGGCGAAAGTGTTGGATGGCGCCAAATTTTGGGAAGGCGCCAAAACGTGGGAAGGCGCCAAAATGTGGGAAGGCGCCAAAATGTGGGAAGGCGCCAAAATGTGGGAAGACGCGAAAACGAGGGAACAGCTCCTAGACGCCGCGTTCGAAGCAGACTCAAAGCACACCGTAAAAAAGGCAGTCGTGATTGGCTGCAACTACATGAGGGAGGCAGAAGGGGAGAGGCTCTACGGGGCAGTTAACGACGCATACATTTTCAGTAGAGTCTTAGTTAAGTACTTCGATTTTAAACCCGAAAATGTTCTATTGCTTACGGATAGTCTACCTTCGAATGCGTACATATATGAAGATTTtgacataaataaaaaaaagtacataagGCAGGGAGGTAGCCAAAACACaacaaaagaggaagaaaggacaaagaaaacaaatttatttcatttattcaATACGAGCAGTATAGGTAGTCATGAAAAACATGGTGCAGAAATAGATAGATGCAATTCGTGTAAAAATTTCgctattaaaaatgtggattTTTCATCCGAAGGTATCAGCTTCCATTTGTGGCCAACAAGGataaacattttaaaggCTGTAAATTGGCTAGTCAGAGATTCTGTACCACTCGGTTCatacgttttttattttgcggGGAAAAGTGTGCAAGTAGATAACATGAGTGGATGGGAGGGGGAAGGTTACGACGAAGCTTTTCTTTGTTCCGACCCCTTTAATCGCATGCTAGAACATAACGTATTGACAGCTATTCAGTTGAAGGATTTATTGTTAAGTATAAATGCCAGTGCCCAAATGACTATCGTCCTGGATTGCTCAGGTTGCCAAACCATTTTAGACCCTGCTGGGACAGAAAATTCGCTGTCTTATATAAAAGGCTGTAAGCAGAAGGGCATATGGCCGATTACGAACCCGACCAATAAGGTACATAAAGCTATCTACGATGTTACCATACTGAATAATGCCagcatgaaaaaatatttttgcaaatcgAGGTACCATCAATTGATAGAAGTAGAATCCACAGCTGCTATGATTGACCCTTTGCTTCAGTCCATTTCGTCGTTGCCCATTGCACCCAAGGCATACTGCTTCTGTGCAGCTACGTGGGAGCAAATTTCCATAGAGGGGTTGTTCCCCCTTATGGAGTTCGCTCGCGTTACGCAGATTAAGGGGGTAGATACTTTTGTCCACacggaggggaagaaaaaaggctgtaaaaaaaaaggcggtgGAAAGGGACAAACGGATATAGAAGAACCCCTCCGTAAGCCAGGCGAACATTCAGCCAAGAAGAGTGCCTACGAGAAAAATTTCAGCTTCTCACTAAATGTGGTAAAGATGTTTTTTAACAGTAGTACCGCGGGAGGTAGCAGCGGTAACGAACATGCACAGGGAGCGACTTCCCTTGAGGGGCAGCAAAAAAACGCGCGCAGGGGTGAATGCGGTAGTGGGGCTGCAACGGAGGAGCATGCGTGCGGTCAAGCGAGTGAGCACGGCGAGCATGGCGACCAGCGCAATCGTCGCAATCACCGCAATCACAGCAACCATCGCAACCGCAGCGACTGTTCCGAGGATGCCCCGTGCAGCACAGAAGGAAGCGAGGTGGCGGAAGAAAATGACTACCTACTCGTCAGCCACGGAGTATTCACATACTGCCTAGTTGAAGCCATTATCGAATTTAAGGAATCACAATtgaaaaataacatttcggaaaggaaaaatcaaCCCCTCCTTCCAATGACTTTAAAAAACTTAATAATCcttgtccaaaaaaaagtggaaaatgtaaaaaatgaaaaattaaaaaaattaaatcaaaAACCAGAATTTACCATTCATCCAGGAGCTAATGCTaacagtaaaaattattttatccattattgtaaaaatatacaatttcaaaattataaatttaattttataaatgcgGACctgtctccttttttaaatgttaacAAAGCATGGGAAGAAATCAACAGGAACACTCTCAAGAGTAGGAAGTCCCTGTCCGTCACGTCCACTCTGATTAATTCGGCATcttccaaatatttttccgaGACAAATGGGCAGATGAAAAGTTGCTACTCAATGAGGTATTAG
- a CDS encoding glutamate dehydrogenase (NADP+;~putative): MQKERDSTGRFMVVDKSAGNYEALIEQEMNKIYERVKQLDANQAEFLQAFHEILYSLKPLFMEEPKFLPVIEMLSEPERVVQFRVCWIDDSGIQRKNRCFRVQFNSILGPYKGGLRFHPSVNLSIVKFLGFEQIFKNSLTGLSMGGGKGGSDFDPKGKSDSEILKFCQGFMNELYRHIGPCTDVPAGDIGVGGREIGYLFGQYKKLANHFNGTLTGKNVKWGGSNLRIEATGYGLVYFVLEVLKSLNISVEKQTAVVSGSGNVALYCVQKLLQLNVKVLTLSDSDGYILEPNGFTNSDLNFIIELKEVKKGRIKDYLKHSSTATYFPNEKPWSVPCTLAFPCATQNEINLEDAKNLHKNGCVLIGEGANMPSSVEAINYFKSNKIVFCPSKAANAGGVAISGLEMAQNFQFTKWTREDVDEKLQEIMKNIFVACSENALKYTKDKYDLQAGANIAGFLKVAQSYIEQGCF; encoded by the coding sequence ATGCAAAAGGAGCGCGACTCGACGGGGCGGTTCATGGTGGTGGACAAAAGCGCGGGGAACTACGAAGCCCTGATCGAGCaggaaatgaacaaaatatacGAGCGGGTAAAGCAATTAGATGCCAATCAGGCAGAATTCTTGCAGGCTTTTCACGAAATTCTCTACTCGCTGAAACCCCTCTTTATGGAAGAACCCAAATTTCTGCCCGTCATCGAGATGCTATCAGAGCCTGAGCGCGTTGTCCAATTTCGTGTGTGCTGGATAGATGATAGTGGCATCCAACGAAAGAACAGATGCTTCCGAGTCCAGTTTAACAGCATTCTTGGTCCGTACAAAGGAGGACTGCGCTTTCACCCCTCCGTAAATTTATCCATTGTGAAATTTTTGGGctttgaacaaatttttaaaaattctttaacGGGTCTATCCatgggagggggaaaaggaggaTCGGATTTTGACCCCAAGGGAAAATCAGATAGCGAAATTCTGAAATTCTGTCAAGGATTTATGAACGAGCTGTACAGACATATAGGTCCATGTACAGATGTTCCCGCAGGGGACATTGGAGTTGGAGGAAGAGAAATAGGCTACCTATTCGGCCAGTATAAAAAGTTAGCGAATCATTTTAATGGTACTTTAACAGGAAAGAATGTCAAATGGGGTGGATCCAACTTAAGAATAGAAGCAACAGGTTACGGTTTAGTCTACTTCGTTTTGGAGGTTTTAAAATCACTAAACATTTCAGTCGAAAAACAAACAGCAGTAGTTAGTGGCAGCGGAAATGTAGCCCTCTATTGTGTTCAGAAATTACTACAACTTAATGTAAAGGTCCTAACCCTAAGTGATAGTGATGGATACATTTTAGAACCAAACGGATTCACAAATAGTGACCTAAATTTTATCATAGAATTgaaggaggtgaaaaaaggaagaatcaAAGATTATTTGAAGCACTCTTCAACAGCCACTTATTTTCCAAATGAGAAACCATGGAGTGTTCCTTGCACCTTAGCTTTCCCTTGTGCTactcaaaatgaaataaatttggAAGATGccaaaaatttacacaaaaatggatgtGTGTTAATCGGTGAAGGAGCAAATATGCCATCTAGTGTCGAAGCCATTAACTATTTTAAGTCCAATAAGATCGTCTTTTGTCCTTCTAAGGCTGCGAATGCTGGGGGCGTAGCCATTAGTGGACTCGAAATGGCGCAGAATTTTCAGTTCACGAAATGGACCAGGGAAGACGTAGATGAGAAGCTACaagaaattatgaaaaatattttcgtgGCATGTTCGGAAAATGCTTTGAAGTATACAAAGGATAAGTACGACTTGCAGGCGGGGGCCAACATTGCTGGCTTTTTGAAGGTTGCGCAGTCGTACATCGAGCAGGGCTGCTTCTAG
- a CDS encoding hypothetical protein (putative): MSILIQSANFNILVDPVLSNRIGLFNLVGVKRTVKAGISFEHLPSIDFILLSNNRFDTMDKSTLKKIVLRDNSIVIGGMNIRRYLFKRSFPVVYPLNWFNKLEFENLSFYYLPTLTNSHRYVVDKNVYLPGSFLIHDSKTKATIFYSGHSAYSNHFLQIKSYVNTLLKGETIDLSILPIGIYKPSALYAHFHMSPEQAIQSHLDLNSKASLGVGMDVFCLGGENYNEATTELWNQLAKYEHERKEKINFVTLQPGQSIML; the protein is encoded by the exons ATGAGTATCTTAATTCAAAGCgccaattttaatatattagtAGATCCAGTATTGTCTAACCGAATTGGTTTATTCAACCTAGTGGGTGTGAAAAGAACAGTAAAGGCAGGAATAAGCTTCGAACATCTACCAAGCATTGACTTCATCCTACTAAGCAACAACCGATTTGACACAATGGACAAAAGtacactaaaaaaaattgtactcAGAGATAACAGCATAGTTATTGGTGGTATGAACATTCGaagatatttatttaaaaggaGCTTCCCTGTGGTGTATCCCCTAAATTGGTTTAACAAATtagaatttgaaaatttgtccttttattatttgcCCACCTTAACAAATAGCCACCGATATGTTGTcgacaaaaatgtatacctTCCTGGATCCTTCTTAATCCATGATAGTAAAACGAAGGcaaccattttttatagtgGCCACTCTGCGTATTCgaaccattttttgcaaatcaAAAGTTATGTTAACACTcttttaaaaggggaaaccaTCGATTTGTCCATTTTGCCAATTGGGATTTACAAGCCTAGTGCGTTATATGCCCATTTTCACATGTCCCCTGAGCAGGCCATACAG AGTCACCTCGATTTGAACAGCAAAGCGTCTCTAGGCGTGGGCATGGACGTTTTTTGCCTAGGCGGGGAAAACTACAACGAAGCTACCACGGAGCTGTGGAATCAGTTGGCTAAGTACGAACATGagcggaaggaaaaaattaactttgTTACATTACAGCCGGGACAAAGCATCATGTTGTGA
- a CDS encoding hypothetical protein (putative), producing MCATMNMLNKDTILLKTKKLKNLCEHEENINSQHLKALIEILEYFFETYNDFFLSSVVWEVVDKMIILENTIEEKKNIDVDLRTSIKFCEFIFNKLIAYTNYESDNLKYFFSFSFLRRHLCSVLSSFLNCSSSSFRRKVESSFTTELLTLTKEIFEKIKVENDLELKVCYTEFLWRSFRRIDFATFNIKGLHANINTLEKLKHFKIFKFDEECINWLKEENYMDRKIVIEDGLFTIRGNKKYVNKDFILCYLGKCSIFLYYDNPEEDEKCKIEVPYYHITSVSFEGKNVFILDCKAIIDQTNIFSLWGQDIRDAVDYESINKFSLSLDIKRNSKEVRRFLDKISVKLKKEAKKSKREDNQMRSRHDKEEKDDSDGTTVTSENNAKEELDNQLFLSNESNTDQDIK from the exons ATGTGTGCGACAATGAATATGCTGAACAAAgacaccattttgttaaaaacgaaaaaattaaaaaatctatGCGAGCATGAGG AAAACATAAACAGTCAACATTTAAAGGCCCTAATAGAAATATTAGAATACTTCTTCGAAACAtacaatgatttttttttatcgtccGTCGTGTGGGAAGTTGTTGATAAAAtga TCATACTTGAAAACAccattgaagaaaaaaaaaacatcgatGTGGACTTAAGAACCTCCATCAAATTCTgcgaatttattttcaacaAATTAATCGCGTACACGAATTATGAAAGTGACAACCTGAAGTACTTCTTCAGCTTCAGCTTTTTGCGGCGCCACCTCTGCTCCGTGTTAAGTTCGTTTCTAAACTGTAGCAGCTCGTCCTTCCGGAGGAAAGTAGAGTCGTCCTTCACGACAGAGCT ATTAACCCTAACAAAGGAAATATTCGAAAAGATAAAAGTCGAAAATGATCTGGAGCTGAAGGTCTGTTATACAGAATTTTTGTGGAGGTCCTTCAGAAGGATCGACTTTGCTACATTCAATATCAAAGGGTTGCATGCAAATATAAATACGTTAGAAAAGTTGAAACATTTTAAGATTTTTAAATTCGATGAGGAATGTATAAATTGGCTCAAGGAGGAAAACTACATGGACAGAAAAATCGTCATTGAAGATG GACTCTTCACCataaggggaaacaaaaaatacgtGAACAAAGACTTCATCCTCTGCTACTTGGGGAAGTGCTCCATATTTTTGTACTAC GACAACCCcgaagaagatgaaaaatgcaaaatagaGGTCCCCTACTACCACATCACTTCAGTATCCTTTGAGggcaaaaatgtgttcatCCTGGACTGCAAAGCTATAATAGACCAGACGAACATATTCAGCCTGTG GGGGCAAGACATAAGGGACGCCGTCGACTACGAAAGCATCAACAAGTTCAGCCTATCGCTAGACATCAAAAGAAACTCGAAGGAGGTGAGGAGGTTCCTAGACAA AATATCTGTGAAgctaaaaaaagaggcgaaaaaaagcaagAGGGAAGATAATCAGATGAGGAGTCGTCATGataaggaggagaaggacgaCAGTGATGGAACAACTGTCACTAGC GAAAACAACGCAAAGGAAGAACTGGACAACCAGCTATTCTTATCTAATGAGTCTAACACGGACCAGGACATAAAGTAG